Proteins encoded by one window of Tunturibacter psychrotolerans:
- a CDS encoding VWA domain-containing protein → MSEWWAAVHFLRPQWLWLLLAAPVIYLSLRFRDDVRSRWKRYIDPALLEHLIVSRKRRWRLRPVHMISLLILIGAVAMAGPSWKREQPPFTEDRAPLVIAFDLSETMNAIDLDPTRLERVKLKLRELLKVRNGGRTALFVYANTAHMVLPFTTDNSLFDLYLSSLSTSLMPSQGKDTAKALHAVEDFLKDEPVPGTILFVTDGIESKALPEFRQFATAPDNQNDILVLGVGTSNGGPVRTTGNGFLSDRTGRRVYSKLDVNALRSLSRIDIPATTLTLNDDDIHWIQRRVQHHLETLQQKNSKTRWIDEGYWLTFPIAAIAVFWFRKGWTVRWSSAALAIIFVVPPTNVHSGFSWLDLWLTHDQQGRYYFQKGDYQRASDAFDDPLWRGLAFARLGEYDDALNAFALSDSAEAWYNQGDALAHLGKYPEAVAAYQQALARRHPWPGAQENLTLVQSLIPKKNDKDEDKEQQEIPPDLPPDQLKLDKDVKNGKKVQVQVDPKKMADIWMRNIQTTPADFLRRRFAVQAAEERHP, encoded by the coding sequence ATGAGCGAGTGGTGGGCAGCGGTGCATTTTCTTCGTCCGCAGTGGCTCTGGTTACTGCTCGCCGCGCCTGTGATCTACCTTTCACTTCGCTTTCGTGACGACGTGCGCTCTCGTTGGAAGCGTTATATAGACCCCGCCCTGCTGGAACATCTCATTGTGTCGCGCAAGCGGCGTTGGCGTTTGCGTCCCGTCCACATGATCTCGCTGCTCATCCTTATCGGAGCCGTCGCGATGGCTGGCCCTAGCTGGAAGCGCGAACAGCCTCCTTTCACAGAGGATAGAGCGCCGCTCGTGATCGCATTCGATCTCTCTGAGACGATGAACGCAATCGACCTCGACCCCACACGGCTCGAGCGAGTGAAGCTCAAACTTCGTGAGCTCCTCAAGGTCCGAAACGGAGGGCGCACCGCACTCTTCGTGTACGCGAACACCGCCCACATGGTGCTTCCTTTTACCACCGACAACTCTCTCTTCGATCTCTACCTCAGCTCGCTCTCCACCTCTCTGATGCCAAGCCAGGGAAAGGACACGGCCAAAGCGCTTCACGCAGTCGAAGACTTTCTCAAGGACGAGCCCGTACCTGGAACCATCCTCTTTGTCACGGACGGAATCGAGTCTAAGGCTCTGCCCGAATTCCGCCAGTTCGCTACCGCGCCGGACAACCAGAACGACATTCTCGTCTTAGGTGTAGGAACCTCCAACGGAGGTCCTGTGCGCACGACCGGCAACGGCTTTCTCAGTGATCGAACCGGTCGACGAGTCTATTCAAAGCTCGACGTAAACGCTCTTCGCTCTCTCAGCCGCATCGACATCCCCGCCACTACGCTTACTCTCAACGACGATGACATCCATTGGATCCAGCGCCGCGTGCAACACCACCTCGAAACCCTGCAGCAGAAAAACTCGAAGACGCGCTGGATCGATGAAGGCTACTGGCTCACTTTTCCCATCGCCGCTATCGCCGTCTTCTGGTTCCGCAAAGGCTGGACGGTGCGCTGGTCCTCCGCTGCACTCGCTATCATCTTCGTTGTTCCTCCCACCAACGTTCATTCAGGCTTCTCATGGCTCGACCTCTGGCTGACGCACGATCAGCAAGGTCGCTACTACTTTCAGAAGGGCGACTACCAGAGAGCCTCCGACGCGTTCGATGACCCGCTCTGGCGTGGACTCGCTTTTGCTCGCCTGGGAGAGTATGACGATGCCCTGAACGCCTTCGCCCTCAGCGACTCCGCCGAGGCCTGGTACAACCAGGGCGACGCACTGGCCCATCTCGGCAAATATCCCGAGGCAGTAGCGGCGTACCAGCAGGCACTCGCGCGGAGGCATCCGTGGCCCGGGGCGCAGGAGAATCTAACTCTCGTTCAATCGCTCATCCCCAAGAAGAACGACAAAGACGAGGACAAAGAGCAGCAGGAGATTCCACCAGATCTTCCACCCGATCAATTGAAGCTCGACAAAGATGTGAAGAATGGGAAGAAAGTACAGGTGCAGGTCGATCCCAAGAAGATGGCGGACATATGGATGCGTAATATCCAGACGACCCCCGCCGATTTTCTGCGCCGACGCTTCGCTGTTCAGGCGGCCGAGGAGCGTCATCCATGA